The Neofelis nebulosa isolate mNeoNeb1 chromosome X, mNeoNeb1.pri, whole genome shotgun sequence genome has a segment encoding these proteins:
- the LOC131502167 gene encoding LOW QUALITY PROTEIN: paraneoplastic antigen Ma6F-like (The sequence of the model RefSeq protein was modified relative to this genomic sequence to represent the inferred CDS: substituted 1 base at 1 genomic stop codon) yields MALAMLPGWCRWMGVDEQRSLLILGIPHDCEDQEFQEAAQAALQPLGRXRVLDKVFKKEFRSKVALVEMAQYLNRSVIPRQIPGMGGPWTVVFLPQAPESESEDTLNFLAQTQRQAGVALAGEAGAGDGAGAGGKEGAGGGAGGRGQEGAGGGVAAGGGAASGGGAAAGGEEGGKAEAGGQAGGEAGAGGEEGTGGEAADGGGGGAGAGGGVVAGGEAGAGGEEGTGGEAVAGGEAGAGGEEGTGGEAAAGGGAGAGGGVVAGGEAGAGGEEGTGGEAVAGGEAGAGGEEGTGGEAAAGGEAGAGGGVVAGGEAGAGGEEGTGGKSAAGGEAGAGGEAGPPGEEGAVGVAGAIVAGRSWTQPWSPAWQPVLENRASMELRTFPGMEEPHRAEESFESWLDHASDMLYLWCHITERERRRRLMESLGGPALDLVCGLLAENPDVPAQDCLAALVQVFGRKDTPTTARLKFLTCGQRPQETLFVYVIRLEGLLQSAVEKGAIHPSLADQLRTRQVLTRARPNEMLENKLRRMRLDRRPPGFLGMLRLIQETEAWEATAARSEHLQVEEGARVGTGGLAAARASGEVAEASPAREDASQAALANLGASEAVPGSAEADTAAPEAHDAARAALVPEEAPKIFPATQEDENAPASAGLDQAKPSEAPGGLTPAQMGSASRQGPGGPGCEPEGLAQAGDQEAGEPLEEGPKPIPEESGNEDGAGEVRPPKSSSGK; encoded by the exons ATGGCACTGGCAATGCTTCCTGGCTGGTGCAGGTGGATGGGCGTGGATGAGCAGCGCTCGCTGCTCATCCTGGGCATTCCCCACGACTGTGAGGACCAGGAATTCCAGGAGGCCGCGCAGgctgccctccagcccctgggaagATAACGAGTGCTGGACAAGGTGTTCAAAAAGGAGTTCAGATCCAAGGTCGCCTTGGTGGAGATGGCTCAGTATTTAAACCGAAGTGTGATCCCCCGACAAATACCAGGCATGGGAGGACCCTGGACTGTGGTCTTTCTGCCCCAGGCCCCGGAATCAGAGTCAGAGGATACACTCAATTTCCTTGCACAGACCCAGAGGCAAGCAGGGGTTGCTCTGGCAGGCGAGGCAGGAgctggggatggggcaggagctggaggcaaggaaggggctggaggcggggcagGAGGTAGAGGCCAGGAAGGAGCTGGAGGCGGGGTAGCAGCTGGAGGCGGGGCAGCGTCTGGAGGCGGGGCTGCAGCTGGTGGTGAGGAAGGAGGCAAGGCAGAAGCTGGAGGCCAGGCAGGAG gtgaggcaggagctggaggtgaggaaggaactggaggggaggcagcggatgggggc ggaggcggggcaggagctggaggcggggtagtggctggaggtgaggcaggagctggaggtgaggaaggaactggaggcgaggcagtggctggaggtgaggcaggagctggaggtgaggaaggaactggaggggaggcagcggctggaggcggggcaggagctggaggcggggtagtggctggaggtgaggcaggagctggaggtgaggaaggaactggaggcgaggcagtggctggaggtgaggcaggagctggaggtgaggaaggaactggaggggaggcagcggctggaggcgaggcaggagctggaggcggggtagtggctggaggtgaggcaggagctggaggtgaggaaggaactggaggcaAGTCAGcggctggaggtgaggcaggagctggag GTGAGGCGGGACCTCCAGGTGAGGAAGGAGCTGTGGGTGTGGCAGGAGCCATAGTTGCGGGAAGATCCTGGACCCAGCCTTGGAGCCCGGCCTGGCAGCCTGTGCTGGAAAACAGGGCCTCTATGGAACTGAGAACCTTTCCTGGAATGGAAGAGCCACACCGAGCAGAAGAGTCCTTTGAGAGCTGGCTGGATCACGCCAGCGACATGCTGTACCTGTGGTGCCACAtcacagaaagggagaggaggaggaggctgatgGAGAGCTTGGGTGGCCCCGCACTGGATCTGGTGTGCGGCCTCCTGGCAGAAAACCCTGACGTCCCTGCGCAGGATTGCCTGGCCGCGCTGGTCCAGGTGTTTGGGAGGAAGGACACCCCCACGACCGCACGGCTGAAGTTCCTGACCTGTGGCCAGCGGCCCCAGGAGACTCTCTTTGTCTATGTGATTCGCCTGGAAGGCCTGCTGCAGTCGGCCGTGGAGAAGGGGGCCATCCATCCCAGCCTTGCGGACCAGTTACGCACCCGGCAGGTGCTGACGCGGGCCCGCCCCAACGAGATGCTCGAGAACAAGCTGAGGAGGATGCGGCTGGACAGGAGACCACCTGGCTTCCTGGGGATGCTGCGGCTCATTCAGGAGACCGAGGCATGGGAGGCCACCGCAGCTAGGAGTGAGCACTTGCAAGTGGAAGAGGGGGCCCGTGTGGGCACCGGAGGCCTGGCCGCTGCCCGGGCCAGTGGAGAGGTTGCCGAAGCCTCCCCAGCCAGGGAAGATGCTTCCCAGGCTGCCCTGGCCAACCTGGGGGCCAGTGAGGCAGTTCCTGGCAGTGCCGAAGCTGATACGGCTGCTCCTGAAGCCCATGATGCCGCCAGGGCAGCCCTCGTCCCTGAGGAGGCCCCCAAGATCTTCCCTGCCACGCAGGAAGATGAAAATGCTCCCGCCTCTGCGGGCCTAGATCAGGCAAAGCCCTCAGAGGCCCCTGGgggcctcacccctgcccagaTGGGCAGCGCTTCCAGGCAAGGCCCGGGAGGTCCTGGCTGTGAGCCGGAGGGCCTCGCCCAGGCAGGAGACCAGGAGGCTGGGGAGCCCCTGGAGGAGGGGCCCAAGCCCATCCCAGAGGAGTCGGGAAACGAGGATGGGGCTGGGGAGGTGAGGCCCCCCAAGTCCTCCTCGGGCAAATAG